GTCGGCCGAAACGACACTCGATTCGTTACGCAGAAGGGGTATACCGGGATCACGGTCCGGCACATGGGCTGGGCTGCCCAGTAATTACAAGGAGACCCCTCATGGACGTTCTGGCAGCTACCGAGTATTTGGCTCGCTCATCAACTCTGACCAGTGTTGGTGTCGTCGGCTACATCATCATCGGCGCGCTTGCGGGCTGGATCGCCGGCAAGATTGTCAAGGGCGGCGGATCCGGCATTTTGATGAACATCGTGATCGGTGTCGTCGGAGCGCTGATCGGCGGTTTTCTGCTGAGCTTCGCCTTCGACACCGCTTCGGGCGGCTGGTGGTTCACCTTCTTCACCGCGATCCTGGGTTCCGTGATCCTGCTGTGGGTCGTCGGGTTGGTGCAACGCCGCTGACCAGGCAGCCTCGTGGCGGCATGATGGGATGATGCCCGAACCGACGCCATCCTCGATGACCGCGTGGCAGGTACGCCGGCCCGGCCCGATGCAGACCAAGCCGCTGGAGCAAGTCAGCGTCGAGGTCCCCCGGCCCGGGCCGGCTGACCTGCTGGTACGCGTTCTGGCGTGCGGGGTGTGCCGCACCGACCTGCACGTCACTGAGGGAGACCTGGCGGTCCACCGCCAGCGGGTCACACCGGGCCACGAGGTGGTGGGAGAGGTCGTCGACGTCGGCCCCGACGCCGGTAACGACTTCAAGGTGGGGGACCGGGTCGGCATCGCCTGGTTGCGCCACACCTGCGGGGAATGCAAATACTGCCGCCGAGGGGACGAGAATCTGTGTCCACAGTCCCGCTACACCGGCTGGGATGCCGACGGTGGTTATGCCGAATTCGCCACCGTGCCAGCCAATTTCGCACATCACCTGCCGGCCGGCTACAGCGACACCGAGCTGGCGCCGTTGCTGTGCGCCGGCATCATCGGCTACCGATCACTGCTGCGCGCGCAGTTACCGCCCGGCGGGAGGCTTGGGCTATATGGGTTCGGCGGCAGCGCCCACATCACCGCCCAGGTCGCACTGGCGCAAGGGGCTGAGGTCCATGTGATGACACGTGGGGCCGAGGCGCGCGAGCTAGCACTGGCGCTGGGCGCGGCTTCCGCGCAAGGAGCCGCCGATCCACCGCCGGTGCCACTGGACGCCGCGATCCTGTTCGCGCCGGTGGGCGATCTGGTGCTGCCGGCGCTCGAGGCACTCGATCGCGGCGGCACGTTGTCGGTGGCCGGTATCCATTTGAGCGACATCCCGTCACTCAATTACCAACGGCATCTGTTCCAGGAGCGGCAAATCCGGTCCGTAACCTCGAACACCCGCGCCGACGCGCGCGCGTTCCTGGATTTCGCGGCGCATCATCACATCGAGGTCACGACACCGGAGTATCCGCTCGAGAGTGCCGATCGAGCGCTCGAGGATCTCAGTTCCGGCCGAATCGCCGGCGCCGCCGTGCTGCTGGTGTGATCGTCAGCTCGACAAGTGCCAGACCAGCGCGGCGGCCAGCGCGCCCATCCCGTTGAGCGACCAATGCAGCGCGATCGGCGCGATCAGGCTGCCGCTGCGCCGCCGCAGCCAGCTGAAGATGAAACCTGCTGCACCGGTCGCAAATACCGCCATCGTCACGCCTGCCATCATGCCGAAGACGCCACCACCGAACAGGTGGGTGAAACCGATGTTGTTGCTGGTCAAGCCCAACGATGTAGCGATGTGCCACAACCCGAACAGCAGCGATCCAGCCAGCGCCACCCCGCGGAATCCCCAGGCCCGGTCCAGCGCACCGTGCAGCACGCCGCGGAAGGCGAGCTCCTCAGGGATTACGGTCTGCAGCGGGATGATCACCATCGAGGCGATCAGCGCGCCGGAGACGGTCGCATAGTGGTTGTTCAGGAACATCGGCCGGGTTACGGGCAGCAGCACACCGATCGCGATGACCGACAGCACGAGGGCTACGGCGGCCAGCGCGTAACCCATGCCGGATTTCCAGTGCTCGCGGCCCAGGCCGAGTTCGGCCCAGCCCAGACCACGCCAGCGGACCAGGACCACCAGGCCCACGGCGGCAGCGGGGACCGTCGCGATGCCGGCCCAGGGAGTGGTGAAGTGCGCGACTAGGTTGGTGGTCACCAGCACCGCGACGACGACGGCGATGTCCACGTAGAGACGAAGCCGGTTGCGCTGCGGAACCGCCGGGGCATCGCACTGACCGTCCTGTCCTAACGCCTGACTCCGCACCGGGCTGATTCTACCTGCGATGGGCTAGGCGCCCGCTCAGTTCGCTTGCGGCGAACGGCGCCGCGCCAGTGCCTTCAGCTCGGTCGACAACGCATCGGCGACCAGCAATTGGGGGAGCAACTCGGGCGCGGTCATCTTCGCGCGAAAAGCCAGAGCAACCGTGACGTCGTGATCAGGCCGGTGGGTGATGCGGATCCGGTCGCCGGCGTGCAGGGTTCCGGGTTCGATAACCCGAAGGTAGGCACCGGGTTTGCCGGCCTGCGTGAACGTCTTGATCCACTGGTTGACGCTCAGGAACGCCGCGAAAGTGCGGCATGGGGTCCTGGGTGCGCAGACTTCCAGCAGCAAGCCGTGCGAGCCGACCTGCCAACGTTCGCCGATCAGCGCGCTGGTCACGTCGACGCCCTGGGTGGTCAGGTTTTCGCCGAACATCCCGTCGTTGATTTCGCGCTGCAGCTGGGTCTGCCAGCAGTCCAGGTCTTCGCGGGCGTAGGCGTAGACGGCCTGGTCGTCGCCGCCGTGCAGGTTCCGGTTGCCGATCGTGTCACCGACCAGGCCGCTGCCTAACCCACCCCGCATAGGCCCGGGTGCGCGGACTTCGACAGGACCCGTCGTAGGCAATTTGTCGATTCCGGTCAGCCGGGAAGACGCGCGTGGATCCGGATTGCGACGGGGCCGCGCCACGTTGACAGACAAGACCTTCGGCACGGGCCCAGGTTAGCGTCGCGCACCCCACCCGTCACCCTTACGGGCTACTCGCCAGAGCCCCAGGTCCAGCCGCTGATCTGCGGGTCGTCCTCACCGTGCTCGCGGGTGTAGCGGCGGGCAGACAAGCGCGCGTCGACCATCCGCTGGCGGAGTTCGGCGGCCCGGCTGGCCAGTCCGTCGACCCGGTCGATCACGTCGATCACCAGGTGAAATCGGTCCAGGTCGTTGAGCATGACCATGTCGAACGGGGTCGTTGTGGTGCCGCGCTCCTTGAAACCACGCACGTGCAGCTCGGCGTGGTTGGTCCGGCGGTAGGTGAGTCGGTGAATCAGCCACGGATAGCCGTGGTACGCGAAGATGACCGGCTTGTCCGATGTGAACAGGGCGTCGAATTCCTTGTCCGGCAGGCCGTGCGGGTGCTCAGCTTCTGGCTGGAGGCGCATCAGGTCCACCACGTTGACCACCCGCACCTGCAACTCCGGCAGCTCGTGGCGCAAGATGTCGGCGGCCGCCAAGGTCTCCAAGGTTGGGATGTCGCCGGCGCAGGCCAGCACCACGTCGGGCTCACCGACAGCCGTACTGGCCCATTGCCAGATCCCCAGGCCCCGCGTGCAGTGCAGGATCGCCTCGTCCATCGACAGATAGGACAGCGCGGGCTGCTTGCCGGCCACGATCACGTTGATGTAGTCGCGGCTGCGCAGGCAGTGATCGGCCACCGACAGCAGCGTGTTCCCGTCCGGTGGCAGGTACACCCGCACCACCTCGGCGCGCTTGTTGGCCACCAGATCGATGAACCCCGGGTCCTGGTGCGACGCCCCATTGTGGTCCTGACGCCACACGTGTGAGCTCAGCAGGTAATTCAGCGACGCAATCGGCCGGCGCCACGGCAGCTCACGGCTGGTGGACAACCACTTAGCGTGCTGGTTGAACATCGAGTCGACGATGTGCACGAACGCCTCGTAGCAGTTGAACAGCCCGTGCCGGCCCGTCAGCAGATAGCCCTCCAACCAGCCTTGGCACAGGTGCTCGGACAGCACCTCCATCACCCGGCCGTTGGGCGCGAGGTGGGTTCCCGCATCCTCGTCTGGGTCGGTTCGGGACAGCCACACCTTGTCGGTGGACTCGAACACCGCGCCCAGCCGGTTGGAGGCGGTTTCGTCGGGTCCCATCAGCCGGAACCGGTCCAGGTTGCGCGTAATCACGTCGCGCAGGAAGGTGCCCAGCACCCGGGTAGCTTCGTGGGTCGCGGTCGCTGGCCGCTCGACGGGCACCGCGTAGTCGCGGAAGTCCGGCAGATCCAGATCGTGCAACAGCAACCCGCCATTGGCGTGTGGATTGGCACTCATCCGCCGATCACCTTGCGGCGCAATAGCTTTCAAATCCGTACACAGAGCGCCGTCGGCGTCGAACAACTCGGCCGGACGGTAGCTGCGCAGCCACTCTTCCAGCTGCGCGCGATGCTCGGGGTTTTCGTGGGTGCCTGCCAGCGGCACCTGGTGGGCCCGCCACGTGCCCTCGACCTGCTGGCCGTCGACGACCTTCGGTCCGGTCCAGCCCTTGGGGGTACGCAGCACGATCATCGGCCAGACCGGCCGCTCGGTCCGCTCACCGGCACGCGCCCGCCGCTGGATGGCGGCGATGTCATCGAACGCGTCGTCCAGCGCCGCGGCCAGCCGCTGGTGCACATCGGCGGGATCGTCGCCGGCGACCATGATCGGGCGGTAGCCGTAGCCGCGCATCAGCGCCTCGAGCTCGGCTTCCGGAATGCGGGCCAGCACCGTCGGGTTCGCGATCTTGTAGCCGTTGAGATGCAGGATCGGCAGCACCGCGCCGTCGACGGCCGGGTTGAGGAACTTGTTGGAATGCCAGCCGGCGGCC
The nucleotide sequence above comes from Mycobacterium vicinigordonae. Encoded proteins:
- a CDS encoding GlsB/YeaQ/YmgE family stress response membrane protein; the protein is MDVLAATEYLARSSTLTSVGVVGYIIIGALAGWIAGKIVKGGGSGILMNIVIGVVGALIGGFLLSFAFDTASGGWWFTFFTAILGSVILLWVVGLVQRR
- a CDS encoding zinc-binding alcohol dehydrogenase family protein — encoded protein: MPEPTPSSMTAWQVRRPGPMQTKPLEQVSVEVPRPGPADLLVRVLACGVCRTDLHVTEGDLAVHRQRVTPGHEVVGEVVDVGPDAGNDFKVGDRVGIAWLRHTCGECKYCRRGDENLCPQSRYTGWDADGGYAEFATVPANFAHHLPAGYSDTELAPLLCAGIIGYRSLLRAQLPPGGRLGLYGFGGSAHITAQVALAQGAEVHVMTRGAEARELALALGAASAQGAADPPPVPLDAAILFAPVGDLVLPALEALDRGGTLSVAGIHLSDIPSLNYQRHLFQERQIRSVTSNTRADARAFLDFAAHHHIEVTTPEYPLESADRALEDLSSGRIAGAAVLLV
- a CDS encoding CPBP family intramembrane glutamic endopeptidase, translated to MRSQALGQDGQCDAPAVPQRNRLRLYVDIAVVVAVLVTTNLVAHFTTPWAGIATVPAAAVGLVVLVRWRGLGWAELGLGREHWKSGMGYALAAVALVLSVIAIGVLLPVTRPMFLNNHYATVSGALIASMVIIPLQTVIPEELAFRGVLHGALDRAWGFRGVALAGSLLFGLWHIATSLGLTSNNIGFTHLFGGGVFGMMAGVTMAVFATGAAGFIFSWLRRRSGSLIAPIALHWSLNGMGALAAALVWHLSS
- a CDS encoding MOSC domain-containing protein; translated protein: MPKVLSVNVARPRRNPDPRASSRLTGIDKLPTTGPVEVRAPGPMRGGLGSGLVGDTIGNRNLHGGDDQAVYAYAREDLDCWQTQLQREINDGMFGENLTTQGVDVTSALIGERWQVGSHGLLLEVCAPRTPCRTFAAFLSVNQWIKTFTQAGKPGAYLRVIEPGTLHAGDRIRITHRPDHDVTVALAFRAKMTAPELLPQLLVADALSTELKALARRRSPQAN
- a CDS encoding phosphoketolase family protein, which gives rise to MSPETATKTKTAPAILNDDELALIDAYWRAANYLSVGQIYLLDNPLLAEPLAAEHVKPRLLGHWGTTPGLNLLYVHLNRIIRNRDANVIYITGPGHGGPGLVANAYLEGTYSEVYTGVEEDTEGLRKLFRQFSFPGGIPSHVAAQTPGSIHEGGELGYALVHAFGAAFDNPDLVVACVVGDGEAETGPLAAGWHSNKFLNPAVDGAVLPILHLNGYKIANPTVLARIPEAELEALMRGYGYRPIMVAGDDPADVHQRLAAALDDAFDDIAAIQRRARAGERTERPVWPMIVLRTPKGWTGPKVVDGQQVEGTWRAHQVPLAGTHENPEHRAQLEEWLRSYRPAELFDADGALCTDLKAIAPQGDRRMSANPHANGGLLLHDLDLPDFRDYAVPVERPATATHEATRVLGTFLRDVITRNLDRFRLMGPDETASNRLGAVFESTDKVWLSRTDPDEDAGTHLAPNGRVMEVLSEHLCQGWLEGYLLTGRHGLFNCYEAFVHIVDSMFNQHAKWLSTSRELPWRRPIASLNYLLSSHVWRQDHNGASHQDPGFIDLVANKRAEVVRVYLPPDGNTLLSVADHCLRSRDYINVIVAGKQPALSYLSMDEAILHCTRGLGIWQWASTAVGEPDVVLACAGDIPTLETLAAADILRHELPELQVRVVNVVDLMRLQPEAEHPHGLPDKEFDALFTSDKPVIFAYHGYPWLIHRLTYRRTNHAELHVRGFKERGTTTTPFDMVMLNDLDRFHLVIDVIDRVDGLASRAAELRQRMVDARLSARRYTREHGEDDPQISGWTWGSGE